Proteins encoded by one window of Chryseobacterium sp. POL2:
- a CDS encoding ABC transporter ATP-binding protein, which produces MLKIEELNKSYDTGKSKLHVLKGINLNISEGEFVSIMGSSGSGKSTLLNIIGILDEADSGIYELDGVPIKHLTESRAAEYRSRFIGFIFQSFNLINYKTALENVALPLYYQGVSRKERNQKALEYLEKVGLAQWASHLPSEMSGGQKQRVAIARALITEPKLILADEPTGALDSQTTHDIMKLLQDINNEGKSIVVVTHEPDVAAQTKRNVMLKDGRIESDKYIQQVVL; this is translated from the coding sequence ATTCTTAAAATTGAAGAACTCAACAAATCTTACGATACAGGTAAGAGCAAACTCCATGTTTTAAAAGGCATAAACCTCAATATTTCGGAAGGCGAGTTTGTTTCCATTATGGGATCTTCTGGCTCTGGAAAATCAACTTTATTGAATATTATCGGAATTTTGGATGAAGCAGACTCCGGGATTTATGAATTGGATGGCGTACCTATAAAACATTTGACAGAAAGTCGCGCGGCGGAATATAGAAGCCGATTTATAGGATTTATTTTTCAATCTTTTAATTTGATTAATTATAAAACAGCTTTAGAAAATGTTGCGCTTCCACTCTATTATCAAGGGGTTTCTAGAAAGGAACGAAATCAAAAAGCTTTAGAATATTTAGAAAAAGTAGGTTTGGCACAATGGGCCAGTCATCTTCCGAGCGAAATGTCGGGTGGACAAAAACAACGTGTTGCCATAGCGCGCGCACTTATTACAGAACCCAAACTTATTTTGGCCGATGAACCTACAGGCGCACTCGATTCTCAAACCACACATGACATTATGAAACTTTTGCAAGATATTAATAATGAAGGAAAAAGCATTGTCGTGGTAACACACGAGCCAGATGTCGCCGCACAGACCAAACGAAATGTGATGCTAAAAGATGGTCGTATCGAAAGTGACAAATACATTCAGCAAGTTGTTCTTTAA
- a CDS encoding ABC transporter permease has product MFDIDRWQEIFSSIRSNVLRTILSGFTVALGLFIFIVLFGIGNGLNNSFTQAFTRDAANLIMIFTGKTSEAFAGLQSNRTISLNNDDFESIEKTGKGKLEYASPRYSANWMVKYGRESGTYQIHGVLPDEKFLENRVMMDGRYITKMDIDRKANVTSIGRMVQRDLIKDGDPIGKMIQINGTMFRVVGVFSDAGGDWDERHVIIPISTLQQMKKGSDTVSTIMLSYNPKMSPDEAIKYGEKVEKQIKDRHKISPTDQQAVIVRNNAKNNQESFMFIFVISVVVGFIGLGTLIAGVIGISNIMVYIVKERTKEIGIRKAIGAKPPGIVALILQESIVITVISGLIGVAAGVFTLKMIGDSLEAYFILNPSVGWGLITTAFFCLIFAGAIAGFIPAYRASKIKPIEALRTE; this is encoded by the coding sequence ATGTTTGATATAGACCGCTGGCAAGAGATATTTAGTTCGATTCGCAGCAATGTTTTGCGAACGATACTTTCTGGTTTTACTGTAGCCTTGGGATTATTTATCTTCATTGTTCTTTTCGGTATTGGTAATGGCCTCAACAACTCTTTTACGCAAGCCTTCACAAGGGATGCGGCTAATCTCATTATGATTTTCACTGGCAAAACTTCCGAAGCTTTTGCAGGTTTGCAATCCAACAGAACAATTAGTCTTAACAATGATGATTTTGAAAGCATCGAAAAAACAGGAAAAGGCAAACTAGAATATGCATCGCCACGCTACTCTGCCAACTGGATGGTAAAATATGGCCGCGAAAGCGGAACCTATCAAATACATGGTGTATTGCCAGACGAAAAATTTTTGGAAAATCGTGTTATGATGGATGGTCGTTATATCACAAAAATGGATATAGACAGAAAGGCCAATGTTACATCTATCGGAAGAATGGTGCAACGCGACCTTATCAAAGATGGCGATCCTATTGGAAAAATGATCCAGATTAACGGAACAATGTTTCGTGTGGTTGGCGTATTTTCTGACGCTGGAGGAGATTGGGACGAGCGTCATGTTATTATTCCGATTTCCACTTTGCAACAAATGAAAAAAGGCTCCGATACTGTAAGTACGATTATGCTATCTTATAATCCCAAAATGTCGCCCGATGAAGCTATTAAATACGGTGAAAAAGTTGAAAAACAAATTAAAGACCGCCACAAAATTTCACCAACAGACCAACAAGCCGTTATTGTTAGAAACAATGCCAAAAACAATCAGGAATCTTTCATGTTTATTTTCGTAATTTCTGTCGTCGTAGGATTTATTGGACTAGGAACTTTAATAGCTGGCGTTATTGGCATTAGTAACATCATGGTTTACATTGTAAAAGAGCGTACCAAAGAAATAGGAATCCGAAAAGCTATTGGTGCAAAACCACCAGGAATTGTCGCGCTTATTTTACAGGAAAGCATCGTGATAACCGTTATCTCTGGACTTATTGGCGTAGCCGCTGGCGTATTTACTTTAAAAATGATTGGGGACAGTCTAGAAGCTTATTTTATTTTGAACCCATCCGTTGGTTGGGGACTTATTACAACGGCATTTTTTTGTTTGATTTTTGCTGGTGCTATTGCGGGATTCATCCCTGCTTATCGGGCTTCCAAGATAAAACCTATCGAAGCATTACGAACAGAATAA